A part of Candidatus Electrothrix aestuarii genomic DNA contains:
- a CDS encoding glycosyltransferase family 4 protein: protein MKKIALIGAYPASLINFRGDLIRTLVLSGHQVTAMAAPASQETIAKIHSLGADFRSFPIHRTGLNPWKDLQTFFSLRRIFRQEKPDVILAYTIKPVIWGGLAANYSSSSSQFYALISGLGFAFENQNIQRKLLRKTVSWLYHLALRKANRVIFQNQDDEKVFFSQNIIPENNSAVVNGTGVHLRRFRETKIKKNKPVFLLIARLLRAKGIREYICAARQIKKIYPHVMFNLIGPEDSSPNGIPIIELKQWHHEGVIQYLGETHDVRPFLTECSTYVLPSYYGEGIPRSILEAMAIGRPILTTDNVGCKETVVQGENGFLVPIRNTEALAERMIWFIEHPEEWERMGKRSREIAENKFDVRKINKELMAIMGLEQPNTKSAFY from the coding sequence ATGAAAAAAATAGCCCTTATAGGCGCATACCCAGCCTCGTTAATTAACTTCCGAGGCGACCTCATCCGCACCCTTGTCCTATCAGGCCATCAAGTCACAGCGATGGCCGCACCTGCTTCTCAGGAAACTATTGCAAAAATACATTCTCTCGGCGCTGATTTTCGCTCGTTCCCGATACATAGAACTGGCCTGAATCCTTGGAAAGATCTTCAGACATTTTTTTCTTTACGCAGGATATTCCGTCAGGAAAAGCCAGATGTTATTTTGGCCTATACAATTAAGCCTGTGATCTGGGGAGGGCTCGCAGCAAACTATTCATCGAGTAGTTCTCAATTTTATGCATTGATTTCAGGATTAGGCTTTGCTTTTGAAAATCAGAACATTCAAAGAAAGCTACTTAGAAAAACAGTATCATGGCTATATCATCTTGCTTTGAGGAAAGCTAATCGGGTTATTTTTCAAAATCAGGATGATGAAAAAGTTTTTTTCAGTCAAAACATTATCCCAGAGAATAACAGTGCTGTTGTCAATGGTACAGGTGTGCATCTTCGACGTTTTCGAGAGACTAAAATTAAAAAAAATAAACCTGTTTTTTTACTCATAGCTCGCCTTCTCAGAGCAAAGGGAATCAGAGAATACATCTGCGCTGCCCGACAAATAAAAAAGATCTACCCTCATGTGATGTTTAATCTTATTGGCCCGGAAGACTCTTCACCTAATGGAATACCCATAATTGAACTAAAGCAATGGCATCATGAAGGGGTAATTCAATATTTAGGTGAAACTCACGATGTCCGGCCCTTTCTTACGGAGTGTAGTACATATGTGTTGCCATCGTATTATGGAGAAGGAATTCCCAGGTCCATCCTTGAAGCAATGGCAATCGGTCGTCCCATCCTAACGACTGATAACGTTGGATGTAAGGAAACAGTGGTACAAGGTGAAAATGGCTTTCTAGTTCCTATACGAAATACAGAAGCTCTTGCAGAACGTATGATCTGGTTTATTGAGCATCCAGAAGAATGGGAGCGTATGGGGAAAAGAAGTAGAGAGATAGCGGAAAATAAGTTTGATGTACGAAAAATCAATAAGGAGCTAATGGCAATTATGGGCCTTGAACAACCCAACACCAAGTCGGCTTTTTATTAA
- a CDS encoding RNA-binding domain-containing protein: MLNIENLIKSGESQTIEFKKSFGRETIDTLVSFANAQGGTVLIGVADDGTPCGVSVGKETLNEWLGQIKSATSPSIIPDIELVTLHDQPIVRIHIDEYPVKPVNTKGRYFKRIATSNHQLSLSEITDLYLQSLQISWDAHEAPGASLDALSLDKIEKFIAQVNQSGRFTLDPSPLLALEKLKLVASGQPTWASLLLFADEPLRHHIHIGRFKTSSIIIDDRQITDTLFEAVEQAMKYIIANIRVSFEFDGGLQRKERFAYPLAALREVLLNAVVHRDYTNPSDIQIKIFDKSITFFSPGKLYGDLTLAELETDSYSSHLRNKMIAEAFYLTRNIEKYGSGFIRIRKELADYPGLRFRIEEAGSGLLVSFELREDSPPNHPPITPRSPPDHPPITELEQKILGLLQENPKATGRELADRLSIRPDTIKEYFGRLKAKGVLRREGSARSGQWIVLQNVERK; the protein is encoded by the coding sequence TTGTTGAACATTGAAAATCTCATAAAATCTGGAGAATCCCAGACCATCGAATTCAAAAAATCCTTTGGTCGTGAGACCATAGATACACTGGTGTCCTTTGCCAATGCTCAAGGCGGAACAGTGCTGATTGGCGTAGCAGATGACGGCACTCCCTGCGGTGTATCTGTGGGCAAAGAAACACTCAACGAATGGCTCGGCCAAATTAAGTCCGCTACAAGTCCGTCAATTATTCCAGATATAGAACTCGTTACCCTGCATGATCAACCGATTGTCAGAATTCATATTGATGAGTACCCGGTAAAACCGGTCAACACCAAAGGGCGCTATTTTAAGCGAATCGCCACCTCAAATCATCAGCTCTCGTTAAGCGAGATCACAGACCTGTACCTTCAGTCATTACAGATTTCCTGGGATGCCCATGAAGCTCCGGGAGCATCACTGGATGCCTTGTCGCTGGACAAAATTGAAAAATTTATCGCCCAAGTAAATCAAAGCGGTCGCTTCACCTTGGATCCCTCCCCTCTGCTGGCGTTAGAGAAACTCAAACTTGTTGCCTCAGGACAGCCGACCTGGGCCTCCCTGCTCTTATTTGCCGACGAACCGTTGCGCCATCATATTCATATCGGACGATTTAAAACATCCAGCATAATTATTGACGACCGGCAGATCACCGACACCTTGTTCGAGGCTGTGGAACAGGCTATGAAATATATCATTGCCAATATCCGCGTTAGCTTTGAATTTGATGGTGGTTTGCAGCGGAAAGAACGGTTTGCATATCCTCTGGCAGCCTTGCGGGAAGTATTGCTCAACGCTGTTGTTCACAGAGATTATACCAACCCTTCTGATATCCAGATCAAAATCTTTGATAAAAGCATTACCTTTTTCAGTCCGGGAAAACTCTATGGTGATTTAACCCTTGCCGAACTGGAGACGGACAGTTATTCCTCGCACCTGCGCAATAAGATGATAGCCGAAGCATTTTATTTAACACGGAATATTGAGAAATACGGCAGTGGCTTTATCCGTATTCGCAAAGAATTGGCAGACTATCCTGGCCTACGCTTCCGTATTGAAGAAGCCGGTTCAGGACTGCTGGTCAGCTTTGAGCTAAGAGAAGACAGCCCCCCCAATCACCCCCCGATCACCCCCCGATCACCCCCCGATCACCCCCCGATCACCGAACTTGAACAGAAAATTTTAGGGTTGCTGCAGGAAAACCCCAAAGCTACCGGCAGGGAACTTGCTGATCGACTGTCCATACGTCCTGATACGATCAAGGAATATTTCGGACGATTGAAAGCAAAAGGGGTGTTGAGGCGTGAAGGAAGTGCCCGTTCAGGGCAATGGATTGTTTTGCAGAATGTGGAGAGAAAATGA
- a CDS encoding sugar transferase — protein MTVTKRFFDLLLTLPGILCISPLFLLTALLVRIKIGKPILFIQKRPGLHGKPFRMYKFRTMTDEKDADGNLLPDEKRLVPFGRFLRSTSLDELPELINVIKGDMSLVGPRPLLMEYLDRYTPEQARRHDVLPGITGWAQVNGRNGLSWEEKFDRDVWYVDNRSLWLDAKILCITFLKVFRREGINQEGQATMTFFTGGKK, from the coding sequence ATGACCGTGACAAAACGTTTTTTTGACCTGCTCCTTACCCTTCCCGGTATCCTCTGTATTTCCCCGCTGTTCCTGTTGACTGCATTGTTGGTACGGATTAAGATCGGTAAACCAATTCTTTTTATCCAGAAACGTCCCGGTCTGCATGGCAAACCGTTTCGGATGTACAAATTTCGTACAATGACTGATGAAAAAGATGCAGACGGTAACCTGCTCCCTGATGAAAAACGACTTGTGCCTTTTGGCCGTTTTTTGCGCAGTACCAGTCTGGATGAATTGCCAGAGCTGATTAATGTCATCAAAGGGGATATGAGTTTGGTTGGGCCAAGACCTTTGCTTATGGAGTACCTTGACCGATACACGCCGGAACAGGCCAGACGACATGATGTGTTGCCCGGCATTACCGGATGGGCCCAAGTAAACGGGAGAAATGGCCTCTCTTGGGAAGAAAAATTTGACAGGGATGTCTGGTATGTGGACAATCGTTCGTTATGGCTAGATGCCAAAATACTCTGTATAACCTTTCTGAAAGTTTTCAGACGCGAGGGGATCAATCAGGAGGGGCAGGCAACCATGACATTTTTTACAGGGGGGAAAAAATGA
- a CDS encoding NeuD/PglB/VioB family sugar acetyltransferase, whose translation MTQQIYAVYGASGFGREVMPLARQQVLQEGGTPDQLLFVDDNPTSSFINGHKVVRYTELTSMKASAFYVAIAIAESPVRQKIFEHLIADGINVWQIKADNVVMLDDIKIDSGAILSPFVTITSNITIGKSFHANLYSYVAHDCQIGDFVTFAPRVMCNGNVVIKDHAYIATGAIIRQGKPGKPIVIGERAVVGMGAVVTKNVPDGTTVIGNPAAPLSKKALRR comes from the coding sequence ATGACACAACAGATTTATGCTGTTTACGGAGCCAGTGGTTTCGGTCGTGAAGTAATGCCTCTGGCCCGTCAACAGGTGTTACAGGAAGGCGGAACACCTGATCAGCTGCTATTTGTCGATGATAATCCAACGAGCAGTTTTATCAATGGACACAAGGTGGTGAGATACACTGAGCTAACCAGTATGAAGGCATCAGCATTCTATGTGGCTATAGCAATAGCGGAGAGTCCAGTTCGCCAAAAAATATTTGAACACCTTATAGCTGATGGCATAAACGTATGGCAGATCAAAGCGGATAATGTGGTAATGCTGGACGATATAAAAATTGACTCAGGTGCAATATTAAGTCCGTTTGTCACTATTACCTCAAATATTACTATTGGTAAATCTTTTCACGCAAATCTTTATAGCTATGTCGCACATGACTGTCAGATTGGAGATTTTGTCACTTTTGCGCCGAGAGTTATGTGTAATGGAAATGTTGTCATAAAGGATCACGCATATATTGCAACCGGTGCCATTATACGACAGGGGAAACCTGGAAAACCGATTGTAATTGGAGAACGTGCTGTAGTTGGAATGGGCGCAGTAGTCACAAAAAATGTTCCTGACGGCACCACGGTGATAGGTAACCCTGCTGCTCCTCTGTCTAAAAAAGCTCTCCGAAGATAA